The window GCCGAGCTCGGCGAGAGCGCCGACGATGCCCTTGGCGACCGCGTCGCAGGCGGTGATGCCGCCGAAGACGTTCACGAACACGCTCTTGACCTGCGGGTCGCCGAGGATGACGTCCAGGCCCGCGGCCATGACCTCCGCCGAGGCGCCGCCGCCGATGTCGAGGAAGTTGGCGGGCTTCACGCCGCCGTGGTTCTCGCCCGCGTAGGCGACGACGTCGAGGGTCGACATGACCAGGCCCGCACCGTTGCCGATGACGCCGACCTCGCCGTCGAGCTTGACGTAGTTGAGGTCGTTCTCCTTGGCCTTGGCCTCGAGCGGGTCTGCGGCGTCCTTGTCCTCCAGACGCGCGTGGCCGGGGTGACGGAACTCGGCGTTCTCGTCGAGCGTGACCTTGCCGTCGAGGGCGATGACGTCCCCCTCCTCGGTGAGGACGAGCGGGTTGACCTCGACGAGTGTGGCGTCCTCGCCCTTGTAGACCTCGTAGAGCTTGACGAAGACGTTCGCGACCTGCTCGACGAGGTCGTCGGGGAAGTTCGCGGCGCGGGCGATCTCGACGGCCTTGGCGTGGTCGATGCCGGTCAGCGGATCGACCTCGACCCGGGCGAGCGCCTCGGGCTTCTCGACGGCCAGCTGCTCGATCTCCATGCCACCCTCGACGCTGCACAGCGACAGGTAGGACCGCTGGGCGCGGTCGAGCAGCACCGAGAAGTAGAACTCCTGCGCGATGCGGGCGCCGGCCGCGATCATCACGCGCGTGACGACGTGGCCCTTGATGTCGAGGCCGAGGATGGCCTTCGCGGCCTCGTAGGCCTCGTCGGGGGTCTTGGCGACCTTGACGCCGCCGGCCTTGCCGCGGCCGCCGGTCTTGACCTGCGCCTTGACGACGACCACGCCTCCGAGCTTCTCGGCGGCGGCCTTCGCCTCCTCGGGGGTGTCGGCGACGATACCGGCGAGAACCGGCACCTCGTACTTCTCGAACAGATCGCGGGCCTGGTACTCGTAGAGATCCACAGAGAGTCCTTCGCTGGGCGAACGGTGGGATGTGTGGGTCAAGAAAATCTCGATATCGAGATATCGACCAGTCCCCTACCCTACTACCGGCGATGGACCGCCTCATCCCGGGTGTCTCGACGTCGGGCCTCCTCCCCGCGCGCGGCGCGTCTTCGCACCCCGTCGCGGTTCACCTGGCGCGAAGTGTGCGCCCGACCCGCGCAATGCGCCAGCTGAAACCTGACTGGCTGCGTTCGCCTGGCGCGAAGTGCGGCCCGGACCAGCACATCGCGGCAACCGAAGCGGGGAGGCGAGCGAGAGCGGGGAGGCGAGCGGAAGCGAGGCGAGCGCCGCGCGCCTCAGATCCAGCCGCGCTCGCGCGCGAGGATCGCCGCCTGCTGGCGGGTCGCGAGCCCGAGCTTGCCCAGTACTGCGGAGACGTGGTTGCGCACGGTGCCGGGCGAGAGATGCAGTGTGGCCGCGATCTCGGCGATCGTCTCGCCGCGCGCGCCCGCCCGAAGCACGTCGAGCTCGCGATCGGTCAGGGGGCTGCGCTCATCGGTGAGGGCGTCCGCGGCGATCTCGGGGTCGACGTAGCGCCGGCCGGCGGCGACATCGCGGATGACCTGGGCGACATCCTGTGCGCGCCGCGACTTCGGCAGGAACCCGTCGACCCCGGCGCTCAGGGCCCGCCGCAGCACTCCGGGCCGGGCGTGCCGGGTCACCACCACGCACCTCGACCCGGCCTGCCGGCGGATGCGGGCCGCCGCGTCGACGCCGTCGAGCCCGGGCATCTCGAGGTCGAGCAGGCACACCGTGGGGCGCAGGCGCACCGCCTCGGCCACCGCCTCCTCGCCGTCACGGCACTCGGCGACGACCTCGAAGTCGTCCTCGAGCCGCAGCAGGGCCGCGAGGGCCGACCGGATCATGTCCTCGTCGTCGGCGATGAGGATGCGGATCATGCGCGCCCCCCGATGGATGCCGCGGGCACGGTGACCTCGACCGTGAAGCGCTCGGGCGCGGCATCCCACCGCGCCGCCCCTCCGACGGCCCCGACACGCTCCGCGATGCCCGGAAGCCCCGAGCCGACCGGCGCCGCGTGAGAGGGCACCGCCACGGCGAGCGCGTCGTTGGTGATGCCCAGTCGCCATACCTCGCCGCCCGCGCCCGGCTCGAGCGCGAGGCGCAGACGGGCCCAGACGCCACCGCCGTGCTTGAGGATGTTCGTCGTGGTCTCGCGCACCACCGGACCCAGGATGTCGGCGGGAGCGGCGTCGGCCCGAGCGTCGACGTCGAGCTCGACCGCGAGTCCGGCCGCCCGCAGCAGATCGGCGGCGTTGGCCAGTTCGTCGGGGAGCGGCACGCCGCGGAACCGTGCGGCGAGGGCCCTCGTGCCGGTGCGGGCCTCATCGACCGACGCCCGGGCGAGTCGCACCTGTTCAGCGGCCGCGCGGGGGTCGCGGGGCAGCATCCGTTCGGCGAGTTCGAGCTGCAGCGCGATCACCTGCAGGTGGTGGCCCTGGAGGTCGTGCAGATCTCCCGCGAGACGCAGCCGTTCCTGCGCGGCGGCGAGGCGTCCCTCGGCGGCGCGGGCTTCGTCGAGGGCGAGGACGATGTCCCACCACCAGAGGCACAGGACGGCCGTGGGTGGGAGCAGCACGGAGAACAGGCGGTAGACGAAGTCCACCTCGCTGTCGAGCGTCCGCCCCGTCACGAGCGGCTCGGCGACCCAGATCGCCACGAGCACGAGGGTGATCGCCGCGACCAGACGCAGCCTCACGCCTGGCCGCCAGCGCAGCAGCAGCACCGCCAGGGCGACGAGCGCGGCGGCCGCGAGCACCGACACCGCGATGACGCCCACGACCACGGCCGCCCCGGTCGCCGCGACGAGCGACCACAGCACGGTCGGCGAGAACCGCTCCTCGTCGTCGGCGTCGCCCCGCTGCCGGCGGCGGCCGTAGCGGGCCAGCAGCGGCACGCTCGAGGCGAGCGACACCGCGGCAGCGGCGAGGTAGAGCGCCACCTGGAGGGCCCCGCCGCCGGTGAGTGTGGGCACGAGCCAGAAGAAGAGCGTGACGGCCTGGAACATCATCACCGAGCCGGCGGTGTACCACCAGGTCGCCGTCACCCCGCGGGCGAGGGCCCTCCCCGCCGGATGCACGGCGGCGGGGGTGCGGGAGAGGTCGGTCACACCGCCACAGTACGACCATGACTTTTGTCACGCCCCGCCTGCGGCATCCTCCCGGCGGCAGGTGACGCTCCGACACTGCCGCCGAAGACCGCGATCGCGTGGGATGGAATCACCGTCCGACAGACGGCCCCGTCCGATCCGCAGGGAGAGACCATGAACCCCATCGCCGACCTCATCCTCGGTTTCCAGAACCTCGTCGCCCAGATGCCCGAGCTGCTGCGCCCGCTCATCGTCGCCCTCGCCGGCGCCGTTCCGTTCATCGAGGGCGAGGGCGCCGCGGCGATCGGGATCGTCGGCGGCATCCATCCGATCGTCGCCGGAATCGCCGGCTTCGCCGGGAACTTCCTCTGCGTCGCGATCGTCGTCTTCGCCGGAGCCCGCGTGCGGACCGCGGTCACGACCCGGGGCGGCCGCGAAGCGCCCGAGCTGTCGCCGCGCCGCCAGAAGGTCATGCGCGCATACGAGCGCTACGGCACCCCGGGAGTCAGCCTCCTCGGTCCGCTGCTCGTGCCGACGCAGTTCACCGCCGCCGCGCTGGTGTCCACCGGCGTGGCCCCGGGCCGGGTGCTCTTCTGGCAGGCGGTCGCGATCGCGATGTGGACGACTCTCATCACGCTCATCATCACGGGTGTGATCACCTTCGTCGGCTGAGTGGGGGCTCGCCGGCCCTGACACCCCGCCCCGCGAGAGCCTCGTCCACGCGCTATGCGACGGACGAGGCCGCGGGCGGGGTGTCGGGTTTCCGGGTGGTCCGGACGGCCTGCGGCCGCTGGCCGGCCTGCGCCTTCAGCAGGGTCACCTTCCACCCGGGCCGATCGACGCGAGCAAGCTGCAGGATGTCCGCGACCACCTCGAGGGCGGCGGGGGCCGCGCGCGTGCGACCGCGCCCGTGGCACGAGGTGACGAAGCGGATGCGACCGAGCGAACGCGGCACCTTGCCCACTGTCGGTGCGGGCCCGATCGAGGCGGTGCCGCCGGGCGCTCCGCCCTCGGCGAGGCGGCGCCCCGGGTCATCCGGCTCCGGAACGGCCGCCGTCGGCGCCGGCAGCAGGTATGACGCGGCCCGACCGCGCGCCGGGGTCGGGCCGGGGCGATAGAGCGCCTCGGCGTCGCGGGCGCCGGTGGCGAGGATCACCTGGTCGGCGAAGAGCGGGCCGTGCTCGGTGTCGAGGCGGCAGGGGCTCGCCGAGGTGACCGACTGCACCAGGGTGCGGGTGTGCAGCGACGCCCCCGCGGCGACGAGCGCTGCCGCCAGCGCGGTCTCTTCGTTGGCATCCCGGCTCGCGCCGGGGCGAAAGGGGCCGATCACGCCGGCCTCGACGAGCGCGACGCGGCGGCCCGACTGGGTGAGCAGAAGGGTGGCGACGAGGCCCGTCAGCGAGGCGCCGACGACCACGACGTCGTAGTGCTCGCCGCGCGGAAGCGTCTGACCGGTGGTGTTCGCGGCGACAGCGAAATGCGACATGCACACAGTGAACGACCATGAACCGAACCGGAACATGGCCTTGACAAACCCCGGCGTGCTCCCCATCCCGGGGGCGGCGCCGAGCGGCCCGCCGCTAAGCTCGTCCCGTGAGCGACGCCGATCCTGCGTTCGTCGGCCGCACCGAGGTCGTGGCGGCCGCGGTCGAGCTGTTCCACACGCAGGGGTTCGACCAGACATCGGTCGATCAGATCGCCCGCGCGGCGGGGATGTCGCGATCGACCTTCTTCCGTCAGTACGGCGGGAAGGAAGACGTGGTCTTCGCCGACCACGAGGGTCTCCTCGAAGAACTGCGCGCCTTCCTCGCGCGGCCGCACGACGATCCGTGGGCGGCCGTGTGCGAGGCATCCGTGCAGGTGTACCAGCACTTCGCCGCCGACCCCGAGCTCGCCCGGCGTCGCTACGCGGTGGTGCGCCAGATCCCCGCGCTGCGCGACCGCGAGATCGTCACGGTCTTCCGCTACGAGCGCCTCTTCGACGAGTACCTTCGTCAGGCCCTTCCGGGCCTCGACCCGCTCGACGCGGTCGGATTCTCGGCCCTCGTCACCGCGGTGCACAACCACGTGCTGCGGCGGCTGATCCGCGGGCCCAAGCGCGTACCGGTGTCGGTGCTCACGCGCGCGCTGGACGATGCGCGGCGCCGCTTCGGGGTGCTGCCCGAGGCATCCGATCCGGCCCCCGACGATCTCGTGGTCGCGGTGTTCCCGCGCCGGACGCCCAGTGCCGAGGTGGCCCGGCGCCTGCGCGACGCACTGTCGGAGTAGCGCTCAGGCGAAAGCGCTGACGCCGGTGATGTCGCGGCCGAGCAGCAGCGCCTGGATCGACTCGGTGCCCTCGTAGGTGTGGATCGCCTCGATGTCGGCCATGTGCTGCATCACGCCGTACTCCAGGAGGATCCCGTTGCCGCCGAGCAGGTCGCGCGCGGTGGCGGCGATCCGCCGGGCGGTGCGCGTGTTGTGATACTTCGCCAGCGACGCCTGGGTCGGTCGCAGCCCGCCGGATGCCTCGAGATCGGCGAGGTGACGGCAGTACAGCTGCATCGCGGTGAGCTCGGAGAGCATCTGGGTGAGGCGCTCCTGAACCATCTGGAACGCCGCGAGGCGCTTGCCGAACTGCTCGCGCTGCTGGGAGTACTGAAGCGCCGCTTCGTAGCAGGCGGTCGCGTGTCCGAGGGCCGACCACGCCACGCCCGACCGTGTGGCGTAGAGCACGGTCGAGGCGTCCTTGAAGCTGTGGCTGCCCGGCAGCACCGCATTGGCGGGGAGCGTCACGCCGCGCAGGGTGATGTGGGCCTGGTGGATGCCGCGGAGCGACGCCTTGCCGGTGATGGGCTCGCCGTGGTAGCCCTCGGCCTCCTGCGGGACGAGGAAGCAGCGCACCTTGCCGTGGTCGTCGGCGCCGGGAGACTCCACGCGCGCCCAGACGAAGGTGACCCCGCCCGATGCGCCGTTGCCGATCCACTTCTTGGCGCCGTCGATGATCCAGCCGCCGTCGGCGGCGCGCGTCGCGCGGGTCTCGAGCGACACCGAGTCCGAGCCGTGGTCGGGCTCGGTCAGGGCGAAGGAGCCGAGCACCTCGCCGCGGGCGATCGGCTGCAGGTACTGCGCCTTCTGCGCGTCGCTGCCGAAGAGTGCGAGGGTCCGCAGCGCCAGACCGCCCTGCACGGCGAGCACGGTGCCGAGCGATCCGTCGCCGCGCGAGATCTCCATGTTGATCAGGCCCGCGGCCAGCGGAGACAGGGCGGTCAGGCCCTCGTGCTCGATGCCGTCGACGAAGAGGTCGAGCTCGCCCATGCGGCGCACGATCGAGATGTCGTAGTCGCCGGCATCCCACTGGGCGGCCGAGCGATCGCCGTACTCCGAGATGAGCACCCGGGCGCGCGACCAGGCATCGCGCTCGGCGCCGCCGATGTCGGCGAAGACGCCGTAGTAGTCGGTGTCGAGCGGATCGGTCACGCGATAGGCACCCGCGCGGTCGCCGGGAAGGATGCCGGCGGGGGTGTCGGTCGCGGTGGGGGTCGGCGCAGACGTCATGACATCCAGTCTCGCATGAGGTGACACTCGATGTCACAATTCGAGTCCGGGTCGGGGGCTGGGGACGCCCTATCCCCCTGCGACGTGCCGCGCAACCACCTGACCGCCGCGTCGACACGGCCGTATGGTTCAGCCATGGGACTCTTCCGTCGCGCGCCGCGCCGCCCCGTTTTCGACACTGGGGCTCTCGGCTCCGCCGCGGATGCCGGGTCGGCCGCGGCGAAGGCCGCAAAAGCACCCGTCGCGCTGGGTCTCTGGGCCGACGGATTCGGCAAGCTCGCCACCCGGTCGCTGCAGATCGCGATCGTCATCGGCATCGCCACGCTCGCCGTGATCGGTCTGCAGCAGGTGACGGTGGTCTGGATCCCCGTCATCATCGCCCTGATCTTCGCCTGCGCCTTCGCGCCGCTCATGTCGTGGCTGCGACGACGGGGCGTGCCCTCGGTCGTGGCCACCCTCATCACGATGCTGGCGGTCCTGGTGGTGCTGGGGCTCGCCGGCTGGCTCATCGTCTGGGCGGTGCGCAACCAGTGGGATGATCTGTACTCGCAGGCCGAGGCGGGGTTCCAGCAGCTCGTCGCCTGGATCAATACTCTGCCGTTCGCCCCCACGGACAATCAGATCCAGGAGTGGAGCGACCAGGTCATCGACTTCGTCACCAGCGCCCAGTTCGGCTCCGGGGCCCTCGCCGGGGTGAGCGTGCTGGCCAACTTCGTCACCGGCCTGATCCTCATGATCGTCGTCCTCTTCTTCTTCCTGAAGGACGGCCCCTGGCTCTGGGAGTTCCTGCTGCGCCCCTTCCGCGGCGCGGACGAGGCGCGTGCCCGCCGCATCGGCGACAAGACGGTGGTCACCCTCGGTTCGTACGTGCGCGGCACCGCCGCGGTCGCCTTCGTCGACGCGGTCGGGATCGGCATCGGCCTGCTCATCCTGCAGGTGCCGCTCGCGCTGCCGCTGGCGGTGCTGGTGTTCCTGCTGGCCTTCATCCCGATCGTCGGGGCGACCGTCGCCGGCATCCTCGCCGCGCTCGTGGCCCTCGTCGCGAACGACTGGGTCAACGCCCTCTTCGTCGTCGGCGTGGTCGTGCTCGTCAACCAGCTCGAGGGCAACTTCCTCCAGCCCGTTCTCATGGGGCGGACGCTGAAGCTCCACGCCTTCGTCATCCTCATCGCCCTGACCGTCGGAACCGTGCTCGGCGGCATCCTCGGCGCCGTGCTCGCCGTCCCGATCACGGCGGTCGTCTGGGGCGCGATCCAGGTGTGGAACGGGCCGAACAAGCCCGCCCGCTGGGCGCAGCGGAAAGCGACGGAACCGGCGGCGTAGCGCGAGAGGGCGCGGCGAGCGGGCGACCGTGCGATGCGCGATCCAGTGATCGCCGCCCGCCTCAGAGCCCGGGGAGGATGTCGGAGAGCGTGAAGCTCGCCGGCACCTCCAACTGCGCGAACGTGCACGAGTGCGGATCGCGGTCGGGGCGCCAGCGCCGGAACGAGGGGATGTGGCGGAACCGCTCCCCCTCCATGTGGTCGTACGCGACCTCCGCGACGAGCTCGGGCCGCAGAGGCACGAAGGAGAGGTCCTTCCCGGCGTTCCACCGGCTTCCGGCTCCGGCGAGCTGGGCGCCGTCGGCGGCGTGCTCGGCCCAGCCGCCCCAGGGATGCGCGGCGAAGTCGACGTCGCGGTACGGCGCGAGGTCGTCGAGCAGGGTTTTCCGCCGGGCCATGGGGAAGGATGCCGTCACGCCGACGTGGTGCAGGGTGCCGTCGTCGGCGTAGAGGCCCAGGAGCAGGGATCCGACGATCGGACCCGACTTGTGCCATCGGAATCCGGCGACGACGCAGTCGGCGGTGCGCTCGTGCTTGATCTTGAACATGGTGCGCTTGTTCGGCTGGTATGTGCCATCGAGGGGTTTGGCGATGACCCCGTCCAGACCCGCGCCCTCGAAGGTCTCGAACCACTCCTGCGCGACGGCGGGGTCCCCGGTCGCGGGAGTCACGTAGACCGGCGGTTCGACGCCGGAGAAGGTGTCGACGAGCCGCGCGCGGCGTTCGGAGAAGGGGCGACCGGTGAGGTCGTCGTCGCCGAGCGCGAGCAGGTCGAAGGCGATGAACGACGCCGGCGTCTGGACGGCGAGCAGGTTCACCCGGCTCGCCGCGGGGTGGATGCGCTGCTGCAGGGCCTCGAAGTCCAGGCCGCCGTCGGTGGCGACGACGATCTCTCCGTCGACGACGCAGCGCTCGGGGAGCTGCGCGCGCAACGCCTCGACCAGCTCGGGGAAGTAGCGCGTCATCGGGCGTTCGTTGCGGCTGCCGAGCTCGACCTCGTCGCCGTCGCGGAACACGATCGTGCGGAAGCCGTCCCACTTGGGTTCGACGTGCCC of the Microbacterium invictum genome contains:
- a CDS encoding response regulator transcription factor, which gives rise to MIRILIADDEDMIRSALAALLRLEDDFEVVAECRDGEEAVAEAVRLRPTVCLLDLEMPGLDGVDAAARIRRQAGSRCVVVTRHARPGVLRRALSAGVDGFLPKSRRAQDVAQVIRDVAAGRRYVDPEIAADALTDERSPLTDRELDVLRAGARGETIAEIAATLHLSPGTVRNHVSAVLGKLGLATRQQAAILARERGWI
- a CDS encoding small multidrug efflux protein codes for the protein MNPIADLILGFQNLVAQMPELLRPLIVALAGAVPFIEGEGAAAIGIVGGIHPIVAGIAGFAGNFLCVAIVVFAGARVRTAVTTRGGREAPELSPRRQKVMRAYERYGTPGVSLLGPLLVPTQFTAAALVSTGVAPGRVLFWQAVAIAMWTTLITLIITGVITFVG
- a CDS encoding AI-2E family transporter, producing MGLFRRAPRRPVFDTGALGSAADAGSAAAKAAKAPVALGLWADGFGKLATRSLQIAIVIGIATLAVIGLQQVTVVWIPVIIALIFACAFAPLMSWLRRRGVPSVVATLITMLAVLVVLGLAGWLIVWAVRNQWDDLYSQAEAGFQQLVAWINTLPFAPTDNQIQEWSDQVIDFVTSAQFGSGALAGVSVLANFVTGLILMIVVLFFFLKDGPWLWEFLLRPFRGADEARARRIGDKTVVTLGSYVRGTAAVAFVDAVGIGIGLLILQVPLALPLAVLVFLLAFIPIVGATVAGILAALVALVANDWVNALFVVGVVVLVNQLEGNFLQPVLMGRTLKLHAFVILIALTVGTVLGGILGAVLAVPITAVVWGAIQVWNGPNKPARWAQRKATEPAA
- a CDS encoding TetR family transcriptional regulator; the protein is MSDADPAFVGRTEVVAAAVELFHTQGFDQTSVDQIARAAGMSRSTFFRQYGGKEDVVFADHEGLLEELRAFLARPHDDPWAAVCEASVQVYQHFAADPELARRRYAVVRQIPALRDREIVTVFRYERLFDEYLRQALPGLDPLDAVGFSALVTAVHNHVLRRLIRGPKRVPVSVLTRALDDARRRFGVLPEASDPAPDDLVVAVFPRRTPSAEVARRLRDALSE
- a CDS encoding acyl-CoA dehydrogenase family protein — encoded protein: MTSAPTPTATDTPAGILPGDRAGAYRVTDPLDTDYYGVFADIGGAERDAWSRARVLISEYGDRSAAQWDAGDYDISIVRRMGELDLFVDGIEHEGLTALSPLAAGLINMEISRGDGSLGTVLAVQGGLALRTLALFGSDAQKAQYLQPIARGEVLGSFALTEPDHGSDSVSLETRATRAADGGWIIDGAKKWIGNGASGGVTFVWARVESPGADDHGKVRCFLVPQEAEGYHGEPITGKASLRGIHQAHITLRGVTLPANAVLPGSHSFKDASTVLYATRSGVAWSALGHATACYEAALQYSQQREQFGKRLAAFQMVQERLTQMLSELTAMQLYCRHLADLEASGGLRPTQASLAKYHNTRTARRIAATARDLLGGNGILLEYGVMQHMADIEAIHTYEGTESIQALLLGRDITGVSAFA
- a CDS encoding ATP-dependent DNA ligase; this encodes MDLPVMPPVAPMLAKSVSTIPDLGHVEPKWDGFRTIVFRDGDEVELGSRNERPMTRYFPELVEALRAQLPERCVVDGEIVVATDGGLDFEALQQRIHPAASRVNLLAVQTPASFIAFDLLALGDDDLTGRPFSERRARLVDTFSGVEPPVYVTPATGDPAVAQEWFETFEGAGLDGVIAKPLDGTYQPNKRTMFKIKHERTADCVVAGFRWHKSGPIVGSLLLGLYADDGTLHHVGVTASFPMARRKTLLDDLAPYRDVDFAAHPWGGWAEHAADGAQLAGAGSRWNAGKDLSFVPLRPELVAEVAYDHMEGERFRHIPSFRRWRPDRDPHSCTFAQLEVPASFTLSDILPGL
- the sucC gene encoding ADP-forming succinate--CoA ligase subunit beta, which gives rise to MDLYEYQARDLFEKYEVPVLAGIVADTPEEAKAAAEKLGGVVVVKAQVKTGGRGKAGGVKVAKTPDEAYEAAKAILGLDIKGHVVTRVMIAAGARIAQEFYFSVLLDRAQRSYLSLCSVEGGMEIEQLAVEKPEALARVEVDPLTGIDHAKAVEIARAANFPDDLVEQVANVFVKLYEVYKGEDATLVEVNPLVLTEEGDVIALDGKVTLDENAEFRHPGHARLEDKDAADPLEAKAKENDLNYVKLDGEVGVIGNGAGLVMSTLDVVAYAGENHGGVKPANFLDIGGGASAEVMAAGLDVILGDPQVKSVFVNVFGGITACDAVAKGIVGALAELGSTATKPLVVRIDGNRVEEGRRILQEANHPLVTLASTMDEGADKAAELANA
- a CDS encoding sensor histidine kinase — its product is MTDLSRTPAAVHPAGRALARGVTATWWYTAGSVMMFQAVTLFFWLVPTLTGGGALQVALYLAAAAVSLASSVPLLARYGRRRQRGDADDEERFSPTVLWSLVAATGAAVVVGVIAVSVLAAAALVALAVLLLRWRPGVRLRLVAAITLVLVAIWVAEPLVTGRTLDSEVDFVYRLFSVLLPPTAVLCLWWWDIVLALDEARAAEGRLAAAQERLRLAGDLHDLQGHHLQVIALQLELAERMLPRDPRAAAEQVRLARASVDEARTGTRALAARFRGVPLPDELANAADLLRAAGLAVELDVDARADAAPADILGPVVRETTTNILKHGGGVWARLRLALEPGAGGEVWRLGITNDALAVAVPSHAAPVGSGLPGIAERVGAVGGAARWDAAPERFTVEVTVPAASIGGRA